In Bacillus sp. Cs-700, one genomic interval encodes:
- a CDS encoding anti-sigma regulatory factor: protein MNIQSCVEVRNEWDIVKARQSGRNIAKELGFGTVDQARITTAISELARNIYLYAGNGEVAIERVENGGKFGLKIEASDSGPGIKDIRKVMEDGFTTSGGLGAGLPGVKRLMDEFTIDSKENEGTVITSIKWLR from the coding sequence ATGAATATCCAATCCTGTGTGGAAGTACGAAATGAGTGGGATATCGTGAAAGCGAGGCAGTCTGGTAGGAATATTGCTAAAGAACTTGGCTTCGGTACGGTCGATCAAGCTCGCATTACCACGGCTATTTCTGAACTAGCGCGTAACATATACCTCTATGCTGGAAATGGCGAAGTAGCCATTGAACGTGTAGAAAACGGTGGAAAATTTGGTCTTAAAATTGAAGCATCCGACTCTGGCCCAGGAATTAAAGACATTAGAAAAGTAATGGAAGATGGTTTTACAACCTCTGGTGGTCTTGGAGCTGGTTTACCTGGTGTTAAACGATTGATGGATGAGTTTACAATTGATTCGAAAGAGAACGAAGGTACAGTTATCACTTCTATTAAATGGCTCCGTTAA
- a CDS encoding STAS domain-containing protein, giving the protein MRIPILKLNQYLLITIQVDLDDKTALQFQEDLLEKIHETGAKGVVIDLTSVDMIDSFIAKVLGDVVRMSNLMGAKVVLTGIQPAVAITLIDLGIMMKNVPTALDLEQGLEKLQQELGG; this is encoded by the coding sequence ATGCGAATTCCTATATTAAAATTGAATCAATATTTATTAATTACAATTCAAGTTGATCTCGATGACAAAACAGCACTTCAATTTCAGGAGGATTTGCTCGAGAAGATTCATGAAACAGGAGCAAAAGGCGTTGTAATTGATTTAACATCTGTCGATATGATTGACTCCTTCATTGCTAAAGTTTTAGGCGATGTGGTGCGCATGTCAAATTTAATGGGGGCAAAAGTAGTGCTGACAGGAATCCAACCTGCTGTTGCTATTACGCTAATTGATTTAGGTATTATGATGAAAAACGTCCCAACTGCATTAGATTTAGAACAGGGGTTAGAGAAATTACAACAGGAATTGGGGGGATAA